The region ttgtgattaatcgtgagttaactagtgaagtaatgcgattaattacaattaaaattgttaatcacctgacgcccctaatttttaataatcttttttttaattaatttatggctgtaaatgagttaatagtgcgattaatctgcgttaattcatgcgatcattttttgtgattaattaatcagttaacgctttaactttgacagcactaatattttTCCATGTGATCCCACAGATTATGGAAATGGCATCCAAAGGGGTCAAACCAGTGACGTTAGAGCTTGGCGGCAAGTCCCCCCTGCTCATATTTGAGGACAGTGACATCGAGAACGCTGTACGGGGTGCTCTCATGGCAAATTTCCTCTCTCAAGGCCAGGTAGAATCTGCTTCTCTTAAAGTCATATCACTAAATTAAACCACTACGTCATGTCAGTCGGTGCTCGTTTCCTTATATCACAGGTGTGCAGCAATGGCACGAGAGTTTTTGTCCAGAGGAATATTCTGCAAGAGTTTGTGGATGAAGTTGTCAAAAGGACCCAGGCCATTGAGATTGGCGACCCGCTATTAGAGAGTACCAAAATGGGAGCGCTGGTCAGCCGGCCACATCTGGACAAAGTCCTCGCCTTTGTGGATCAAGCGAAGAAGGAGGTATGGCTGCTTACTGTTGTTTATCCTATCCTGGCAAGTGACAACTAGCCACATAAATTCAATGTGTcatcacaaaaatgttaaaaaaaaaaacattgtatttttccttttttgtatttacattatatttacaataatttaaacTTTAGCAAATATAAAGATGGTCCAACTTGACTCACCGTTTTCTACACTATATAAAGAAAAGTATCAGAATGTCAACATTAATATTTGTTTGactgtttttcattgtttgtaGGGGGCCACTGTATTGTGTGGGGGGGAGCCCTTTGTCCCTTCAGACCCGAACCTCAGACATGGATACTACATGAAACCATGTGTACTGGGTAAGCGTTGTATGTTTTCGCCTAGGTTTAGAATGTGACAGTGATTTAGTGGCTTCTGCATgtgttattaaatattattgtcTGTTGGGTTTTGTCCATATTCTCATCCGTGTTGTTTTCCCTCTAGCCAACTGCAGAGATGACATGACCTGTGTAAGGGAGGAAATCTTTGGTCCCGTCATGTCAGTGTTGTCCTTCGACACAGAAGAGGAGGTGCTGCAGCGAGCCAATGACACCACCATGGGGTTAGCTGCAGGACTTTTCACCAGGTTAGGCTTGAATGCAACACAATGTCTCTTGCatagaggagaaaaaaattgaccaagAGACCTTGTCACCTTCAAGTAAACAGTTACAATGTTTATAGATAAAATGAAATCAAGTTGAATCCAACATAACAAGAAATTTCAACTTCATCTGATAAGATTTGACAATGGTATTGACTTTAAATTATATGTAGTAAATCCCCCTCCATCGCAGGGTTTATGTTCCAGATGAAAATATAAGTGTTACACTGTACTGATCCCCCATGTCTTTACAGTAACCAAATCATACCCAAATATGTCTTTCTttaggcgtaaaaagcaggattagtTTTTTACATTCAATCATCTTTAGCAAAAAATAGGCTGTACtagaaatacttcctgttttcagtGACTATGTTTAAATAAAGTCAATAAgtcctttcaaaacccgaatactGTATTGGCAATATTCCGGTTTTGAAAGATGTAAACAcgcaaaaacccgaataagacccctgACTTACCGTTACCCCTTTTTCTAAGCTGAATTCTTCGTCTTACATACGCGTATCGAGGTTTCTCAATCAAACGAGACATTAGTTTGTGTTCTGCGCTTGTTCTATttacaaggaatcttggtcttatGAGTATAGAAAGTACTTGTCTGGAAATCTGTCTCACGCATATGCACGCTACCTACTTGAAATACAAGCAGTTACTGTGTCTACTCATGCATGTAAAGAGGTTATTCCGAATCTTTCAGAAACCAGAATTTTGTCCTTAACCAGAATATTGATGGTATGCAAATAAAGTAACCGTTCTCCTTTCAAATACACGGTGCAAACCATAATActgtgccaccatctagtggctgaCAGCAGAATTGTACCCCAAATAAACGGGTGCAAGCAAAAAAAGTTATaggctgtacaaaaaaaataacgagTCTAtcatacttttacttttttcctaATCTTTTCACCCGTTCGTTCAGGGACGTGAAGCGTGCCCACCGCGTGGTTGAACACCTCAAGGCTGGTTCCTGTTTCATCAACAACTACAATATCACTCCTGTGGAGGTTCCCTTTGGAGGCTTCAAAATGTCAGGTATATTCTGGTCTGAATCGCTACGCTTTCCCCAAACCACTACCAATTTTAGATCTAAAAAAACCAAAGGTGTTGATCGGTTAAATATTCCCTGTTTTGACCAGGCATAGGGCGGGAGAATGGCCAGGTGACAATTGAACACTACTCGCAGCTGAAGACGGTGTACGTGGAGATGGGGGACGTTGACAGCCTCTTCTAGGAAACGGCAACCAATAGGAAAAAATAAGTATTGGAACGATGACTATGAGTAAAGTAAGGCAATATATGACGCAGGGGATGCACACACTTCTTTTAAGCTTTGAATGTTTGTTGAGCGAGccataagccatcaaatagttTTGCACTTCCTGAGATATTTGAATGACTgacaaatattaatatattaagaACTGATTTTTAATTTGGTCACATATATTGCATGCTGGCGTTCATTCTTATGCATGAAAACAtccttttaatatttttaagactttttattGAACACTCactgaacaaatatatttatgaaCACGCAAATTCACAGAACAACTTACTGTGCACGGCTCCAATTACAAATGGTACATTGAGTGCCTTGTGAGAAGTATATAAGTAACATGAAAAAAAGCTTGAACAAAATACAATGATGTAAGATTACGGTGTTCAATgttgtataaataaaatgaggAACAATTTTGTGATCAGTGTGTTGATTATCATTTTGGTAAATCTCACACTTAAAgtcttcttctcttctttcttGCTTCATTTTTGGGTGCCGTCTTTCTCTAAAACACAAAGGTGAGCTCAACGTTGCCGCCGGTACGTTGCGTGACAGTGCTTTGAATGCAGCATACCTTTACCACAGGTATTGTGGGTTGCTTGAACTGTGCCGACTCTGTATGAAGCCAAGTTTAGAGTGAATGACTTTATATAGATGTCAGCGGCAGATCAACTTACCATCTCCAGAAGACTGCTTAACATCAGCAGGTGGCATCTTGCCAGGTCCCTGTAATCGAAGTTGGCGTTAGATGCTTCACTGTTtagaaatgtgttttaaattgacgacacatatttttctttcttcaccAACTATTATGTCCGTGTGTATAAACGGCTGCACTTAAAACTACTCCCACCTCGTTGCCTTCTTTCCCTGAAGTGGTCATCTGCTTGTTGTCGTTCAGATGGCTTTCATCTTGAAGCTGCTCCAGGCGACTTTTGCCAGCAGACACTCGCACTTCAAAAGTGTGGAAGGTCGTGCGGACGTCACCCACTGTGAAGTGCACGGCCGTGCCTTCAAACCACAGGCTTTCGCATGTGCCCTCCTTGAAGCCTGGCGGCTCATAATCCGCTGGAGTAACTTGGGAAAAAGAAGTGCGTAGGACGATTGCGAGTCAAACGCTAATGTCTGCGGATTGTCATTTGGTTCGACTCAGATGTTCGATAACTCACTGTCGTCATAGTAGTAGAGCTTCATGGACAGGTGGATATTGTTGGGAAGGACGCCAAGGTTCTGAATGAGCAGAAAGAGCTTCTTGATCAGCAACACAGACGCTGTCTTGGTGTCTTCCATTGTGACCTTCAATTCAACACCATTGTTCCTgtgatttcacaatattttttattagttcaccCCGACTCAACCCGAGTTATAACAATACCAgcgaaaacaacaaaatgtgccaaacctaaaTATGCCCATCTCTGGGCCTTTCTCGGTGTATTTGAACTTGAAACTGTAGGACTCAATAATgcgctaaaaagaaaaagaaaaaaagataacatcTTTATTTTAGGTTGACCTTAAACTCTggaaataaattgtaaatatttagaGAACTTACATTAGGTTCATTAGGATTTCTGTACACCTAGATTGCACAACAAAACTAGTCAGTGGCAGCTAGAGTATTTGGTGTTTTAGCTGTAATTTCTGTCTTCGCTGAATTGAATTACTTACTCCAATGAACACAACTTGAAGCTGTTAAGAggacaacataaaacaaaacagtcaagaTAAgaaattagttgtttttttaaatatttgaaatctttatatacatacatattgttTTTCCAGTGCATCAAAACAGCCCATTAACCTGAACAAAAAGATTATTCAGATTAAACCATCACTGAGGCTATGAAAAAGtagtttacaaaacaaaacataatcgAGATCCATTTTTACAACTGCTCCTTGTAAACCAGGGCCGAAACGAACAagagcagtgattcccaaccagggtGCCGTGAGAGATCATCATTGGGGCCAATTCCAATTTATATCTTGCCTGAAAGAATTCCAAGTATATCTTGCTCATGCTATGTGTGCCAGCTATGGcagaatgtacaataaaaatgcgTATCCACCCGTTGCCATTCGTACAACAGCAAAGTGAATAGTGACTTCCTGCAAGTAAGTCcatttgtgactaaattgaAAATAGATTGTAATTTCAGTATTTTGGTTTGGTGGTGTCACATAAGGGTTTTCATC is a window of Vanacampus margaritifer isolate UIUO_Vmar chromosome 2, RoL_Vmar_1.0, whole genome shotgun sequence DNA encoding:
- the zte38 gene encoding zebrafish testis-expressed 38 isoform X2, which encodes MATAMCIEKSKNDTDEWTGLFPSDFKNKQGSLVFVKRMMAVAVSSITYLRGIFPEEAYRSKYLGDLCIKLLRDDCNTTGANKVVKWLMGCFDALEKQYLQVVFIGVYRNPNEPNRIIESYSFKFKYTEKGPEMGIFRNNGVELKVTMEDTKTASVLLIKKLFLLIQNLGVLPNNIHLSMKLYYYDDITPADYEPPGFKEGTCESLWFEGTAVHFTVGDVRTTFHTFEVRVSAGKSRLEQLQDESHLNDNKQMTTSGKEGNEGPGKMPPADVKQSSGDESAQFKQPTIPVVKRKTAPKNEARKKRRRL
- the zte38 gene encoding zebrafish testis-expressed 38 isoform X1, whose amino-acid sequence is MATAMCIEKSKNDTDEWTGLFPSDFKNKQGSLVFVKRMMAVAVSSITYLRGIFPEEAYRSKYLGDLCIKLLRDDCNTTGANKVVKWLMGCFDALEKQYLQVVFIGVYRNPNEPNRIIESYSFKFKYTEKGPEMGIFRNNGVELKVTMEDTKTASVLLIKKLFLLIQNLGVLPNNIHLSMKLYYYDDITPADYEPPGFKEGTCESLWFEGTAVHFTVGDVRTTFHTFEVRVSAGKSRLEQLQDESHLNDNKQMTTSGKEGNEGPGKMPPADVKQSSGDESAQFKQPTIPVVKVCCIQSTVTQRTGGNVELTFVF